Proteins from one Amycolatopsis endophytica genomic window:
- a CDS encoding potassium/proton antiporter: MGELPVVLGLGASVLLAAVLAVRFSTRLGLPSLLLYLGIGVLLGEAGFGIQFSDPFLTQALGLAALVMILTEGGLTTRWAAVKPALGQGVALSTVAVALSIAITGPALHWLLGLDWRAALLWGAVLAPTDSAAVFSVLRRVGLSKRLVGALELESGINDAPAYIAVVVLAEGTRVDWSLPLLVVYELAAGLALGLVLGFAGAWALRRAALPATGLYPLATVAVCFLAYSSGQLLHASGLLATYVAAVVLGNSRLPHRSDTVSFAEGLGWLAQIGLFVLLGLFASPGRLLEAIVPGLIAGAVVLLLARPVSVLITQLPFRVPLREQVFLSWAGLRGAVPIVLAMIPLSQQFDGAQHLVDAVFVLVIVLTLVQGATLGPLARVLRLTADTEPKEIAVDAAPLDELQAELLQVKVHQGSRLHGVYLSELRLPTGASLSLIVREGRSFTPQRTDRLQRGDQILIVATESAREAAERRIRAVDRAGPLARWKGESGR; encoded by the coding sequence GTGGGCGAGCTGCCGGTCGTGCTGGGGCTGGGCGCGTCCGTCCTGCTGGCCGCCGTCCTCGCGGTGCGGTTCTCCACCCGGCTGGGCCTGCCGTCGCTGCTGCTCTACCTCGGGATCGGGGTGCTGCTCGGCGAAGCCGGGTTCGGCATCCAGTTCTCCGACCCGTTCCTGACCCAGGCGCTCGGGCTCGCGGCGCTCGTCATGATCCTCACCGAGGGCGGGCTGACGACCCGCTGGGCCGCGGTGAAACCCGCGCTGGGCCAGGGAGTGGCACTGTCCACGGTGGCGGTCGCGCTGAGCATCGCGATCACCGGGCCCGCCCTGCACTGGCTGCTCGGACTGGACTGGCGCGCGGCCCTGCTGTGGGGTGCGGTGCTGGCGCCCACCGACTCGGCCGCGGTGTTTTCCGTGCTGCGCCGGGTGGGGCTGTCCAAACGGCTGGTCGGTGCGCTGGAGCTGGAATCCGGCATCAACGACGCGCCCGCCTACATCGCGGTCGTCGTGCTCGCCGAGGGCACCCGGGTCGACTGGTCGCTGCCGCTGCTGGTGGTCTACGAACTGGCCGCGGGACTCGCGCTCGGGCTGGTGCTCGGGTTCGCCGGGGCGTGGGCGCTGCGCCGGGCGGCGCTGCCCGCGACCGGCCTGTATCCACTTGCGACGGTGGCCGTGTGCTTCCTGGCCTACTCGTCGGGGCAGCTGCTCCACGCGTCCGGGCTGCTGGCCACCTACGTCGCCGCGGTGGTGCTGGGCAACTCCCGGCTGCCGCACCGGTCCGACACGGTGTCCTTCGCCGAGGGCCTCGGCTGGCTCGCGCAGATCGGGTTGTTCGTGCTGCTGGGCCTGTTCGCCTCGCCCGGCCGTCTGCTGGAGGCGATCGTGCCCGGATTGATCGCGGGTGCGGTGGTGCTGCTGCTCGCCCGGCCGGTCTCGGTGCTGATCACCCAGCTGCCGTTCCGGGTCCCGCTGCGCGAGCAGGTGTTCCTGTCCTGGGCGGGGTTGCGCGGGGCGGTGCCGATCGTGCTCGCGATGATCCCGCTCTCCCAGCAGTTCGACGGCGCCCAGCACCTCGTCGACGCGGTCTTCGTGCTCGTGATCGTGCTCACGCTGGTGCAGGGTGCCACGCTCGGCCCGCTCGCGCGGGTCTTGAGGTTGACGGCCGACACCGAACCCAAGGAGATCGCGGTGGACGCGGCCCCGCTGGACGAGTTGCAGGCCGAGCTGCTGCAGGTCAAGGTCCACCAGGGCTCGCGCCTGCATGGTGTGTACCTGTCCGAGCTGCGGCTGCCGACCGGTGCCTCGCTGAGCCTGATCGTGCGCGAGGGGCGCAGTTTCACGCCCCAGCGGACGGATCGCCTGCAGCGTGGGGACCAGATCCTGATCGTGGCGACGGAGTCCGCGCGCGAGGCCGCCGAGCGCCGGATCCGCGCGGTGGACCGGGCCGGGCCGCTGGCCCGCTGGAAGGGCGAGTCCGGCAGGTGA
- a CDS encoding ArsR/SmtB family transcription factor, producing the protein METIALAEVAAVLADPSRAAMCLALLDGRAWTVGELARSAGIAPSTASEHVTRLKEAGFVAGVKQGRHRYVRISDPRVAELIEHLAQHAEHRSTAGLRDSLRVRRLAFARTCYDHLAGTVGVALRDGMVRTGLVDEADGLALTDHGRSVLTGLGVPVPAGGRRPLLRACLDWTERRDHLGGALPAALFTHGVEQGWFLRRPDRAVRLMPAAEEPLALLGAELPGERPGAA; encoded by the coding sequence GTGGAAACGATCGCACTCGCCGAGGTGGCCGCGGTGCTCGCCGACCCGAGCCGCGCCGCGATGTGCCTGGCCCTGCTCGACGGCCGCGCCTGGACCGTGGGCGAGCTGGCGCGTTCGGCCGGTATCGCGCCCTCGACCGCGAGCGAGCACGTCACGCGCCTGAAGGAGGCCGGGTTCGTCGCCGGGGTCAAGCAGGGCCGCCACCGCTACGTGCGGATCAGCGATCCGCGCGTGGCCGAGCTGATCGAACACCTGGCCCAGCACGCGGAACACCGCTCGACGGCGGGCCTGCGCGACTCGCTGCGCGTGCGGCGCCTCGCCTTCGCCCGCACCTGCTACGACCACCTCGCCGGGACCGTGGGGGTCGCCCTGCGCGACGGCATGGTGCGGACCGGGCTCGTCGACGAGGCGGACGGCCTCGCCCTGACCGATCACGGTCGTTCCGTGCTGACCGGGCTGGGCGTGCCCGTTCCGGCCGGCGGACGGCGCCCGCTGCTGCGGGCCTGCCTGGACTGGACCGAACGGCGCGACCACCTCGGCGGGGCGCTGCCGGCGGCGTTGTTCACGCACGGGGTCGAGCAGGGCTGGTTCCTGCGACGGCCCGACCGGGCGGTACGTCTGATGCCGGCCGCGGAGGAACCGCTGGCGCTGCTCGGTGCCGAGCTTCCGGGTGAGCGACCCGGCGCCGCCTGA
- a CDS encoding penicillin-binding transpeptidase domain-containing protein: MGWRRWVLAGGATAVVAIVVAAVVVVLGGSSGEEPRASGTTEDAGTVANRFLTAFARGDVDAAAALTDAPREASVTLSDVRRGLAPRSVSAQLRQVTPGGTRATAAFTVGWTIAEGKVWTYDSALDLVGGDRAWRVHWSPAVVHPQLRAGQLLTVRTAAGKNAVVDRNGRPVLIWEAAGPTAGPGAGPVLTPALQRTASGRSQGGWSVVATDDGGVVQEVLYGQGDVEVAPLTTTLSLPVQDAAQKAVDSAPVPAMLVAIQPSTGGLLAVAQNDAAGLDPKALNGLYAPGSTFKIATATALLESGTSADTVAECPATARIGQRTIPNDDQFSYPPLPLHSAFAHSCNTTFAQLASALPADALAAAADEFGLNADFTIPGITTEAGKVVVTTGSADQVEAAIGQGTVQASPFGLALMAATVAHGGAVTPKLWEELPTEVGTGYRAPSRAVVDAVRSMMREVVTGGTATGLRGSGTVYGKTGTAQFGDGSRANGWFAGYREDIAFAVLLLGSNSSKPAVEVSSVFLNAAA, encoded by the coding sequence GTGGGCTGGCGCAGGTGGGTCCTGGCAGGGGGTGCCACCGCGGTCGTCGCGATCGTCGTGGCGGCCGTGGTCGTCGTGCTCGGCGGATCTTCCGGTGAAGAGCCGAGAGCCAGCGGTACCACCGAGGACGCTGGCACGGTCGCGAACCGGTTCCTGACCGCGTTCGCCCGTGGTGACGTGGACGCCGCGGCGGCGCTGACCGACGCGCCACGCGAGGCGAGCGTGACGCTGTCCGACGTGCGACGCGGTCTGGCCCCGCGGTCGGTGTCGGCCCAGCTGCGGCAGGTCACCCCGGGCGGGACACGGGCGACGGCGGCGTTCACGGTCGGCTGGACGATCGCCGAGGGCAAGGTGTGGACCTACGACAGCGCGCTCGACCTGGTCGGCGGCGACAGGGCGTGGCGCGTGCACTGGAGTCCCGCGGTCGTGCACCCGCAGTTGCGGGCGGGTCAGCTGCTCACGGTGCGCACGGCGGCGGGCAAGAACGCGGTGGTCGACCGCAACGGCCGCCCGGTGCTGATCTGGGAGGCCGCCGGGCCCACCGCGGGCCCCGGCGCGGGGCCGGTGCTGACTCCCGCGTTGCAGCGCACGGCGTCGGGCCGCTCGCAGGGCGGCTGGTCGGTCGTGGCCACCGACGACGGCGGCGTGGTCCAGGAGGTGCTGTACGGGCAGGGTGACGTCGAGGTGGCACCGCTGACGACGACGCTGAGCCTGCCGGTGCAGGACGCCGCGCAGAAGGCCGTGGACTCGGCCCCCGTGCCCGCGATGCTGGTCGCGATCCAGCCCTCGACGGGCGGCCTGCTCGCCGTGGCGCAGAACGACGCCGCGGGCCTGGACCCCAAGGCGCTCAACGGTCTCTACGCGCCGGGCTCGACGTTCAAGATCGCCACGGCGACGGCCCTGCTGGAGTCCGGAACGTCCGCGGACACGGTCGCGGAGTGCCCGGCGACAGCGCGCATCGGACAGCGCACGATCCCCAACGACGATCAGTTCTCCTACCCGCCGCTGCCGCTGCACTCGGCGTTCGCGCACTCGTGCAACACCACGTTCGCCCAGCTGGCCTCGGCCCTGCCCGCCGACGCCCTCGCCGCGGCGGCGGACGAGTTCGGCCTCAACGCCGACTTCACCATTCCCGGCATCACCACCGAGGCGGGCAAGGTGGTCGTCACCACCGGCTCCGCGGACCAGGTCGAGGCGGCGATCGGGCAGGGCACCGTGCAGGCCAGCCCGTTCGGGCTGGCGCTGATGGCGGCCACGGTCGCGCACGGCGGGGCGGTCACGCCGAAGCTGTGGGAGGAGCTGCCGACCGAGGTCGGCACCGGCTACCGGGCGCCGTCGCGGGCGGTCGTGGACGCGGTGCGGTCGATGATGCGGGAGGTCGTCACCGGCGGCACCGCGACCGGGCTCCGCGGCAGCGGCACCGTCTACGGCAAGACCGGCACCGCCCAGTTCGGGGACGGCAGCCGGGCCAACGGCTGGTTCGCCGGGTACCGCGAGGACATCGCGTTCGCCGTGCTGCTGCTCGGGTCGAACTCGTCCAAGCCCGCGGTGGAGGTGTCGTCGGTGTTCCTGAACGCGGCGGCCTGA
- the ileS gene encoding isoleucine--tRNA ligase: protein MYPKVQLGDGPAGQVPAQPSFPALENSVLAYWESDRTFQATIDAREPGTNGSNEYVFYDGPPFANGLPHYGHLLTGYVKDIVPRYQTMRGHRVDRRFGWDTHGLPAELEAERQLGITDKSQIDEMGIAAFNDACRESVLRYTGEWRDYVTRQARWVDFDNDYKTLDVTYMESVIWAFKQLWDKGLVYEGYRVLPYCWRDETPLSNHELRMDDETYASRQDPALTVGFRIEGNGTGLDGTYLLVWTTTPWTLPSNQATAVHPEVTYVVVESGGQRFLLAEPRLASYAKELGEEPAVVARYQGAELAGIKYAPPFPYFVGNANSHQVLLADFVTTEDGTGIVHMAPAYGEDDKAAGDAAGIVPVTPVDAHGRFDSTVPDYQGKQVFEANPDIIRDLKNGTGPVVAQGPVLLRHETYEHSYPHCWRCRNPLIYRAVSSWFVQVTAFKDRMVELNQQITWYPEHVKDGQFGKWLENARDWSISRNRYWGTPIPVWVSDDPAHPRTDVYGSLDELQRDFGVRLDNLHRPFIDELTRPNPDDPTGKSTMRRIPDVFDVWFDSGSMPYAQVHYPFENAEWFEHHYPSDFIVEYIGQTRGWFYLLHVLATALFDRPAFRMCVSHGIVLGSDGQKMSKSLRNYPDVNEVFDRDGSDAMRWYLMASPILRGGNLIVTEKGIRDAVRQAVLPLWNSYYFLALYANAEGVEGTWRTDSEHVLDRYILAKTGELVTDVESALDICDIAGACASARDFLEVLTNWYVRRSRERFWAGERDAIDTLHTVLEVVSRTLAPLLPLTTEAVWRGLTGGRSVHLRDWPLVGELPADAALVTAMDRVRQVCSSALSLRKANKLRVRLPLAKMLIAADDADALASFTDIIADEVNVKDVELSTDVAAHGRFEVAVNARAAGPRLGRDVQKVIKAVKAGDWTTTPGGAVVAAGIELAEGEYERRLVAKDEGATAELPGGSGLVQLDTAVTPELAAEGVARDLVRVVQQARRDAGLDVADRIVLTVDAPADVVAAVEAHEEFLTGETLANSVSYGEVAEGFAGAVGDGDKITVAVTKAP from the coding sequence ATGTACCCGAAGGTCCAGCTCGGCGACGGCCCGGCAGGCCAGGTCCCGGCCCAGCCGTCCTTCCCGGCGCTGGAGAACAGCGTGCTGGCCTACTGGGAGTCCGACCGGACGTTCCAGGCCACCATCGACGCGCGCGAGCCGGGGACGAACGGCAGCAACGAGTACGTCTTCTACGACGGCCCGCCCTTCGCCAACGGCCTGCCGCACTACGGCCACCTGCTCACCGGGTACGTCAAGGACATCGTGCCGCGGTACCAGACCATGCGCGGCCACCGCGTCGACCGCCGCTTCGGCTGGGACACCCATGGTCTCCCCGCCGAGCTGGAGGCCGAGCGGCAGCTGGGGATCACCGACAAGTCCCAGATCGACGAGATGGGCATCGCCGCGTTCAACGACGCGTGCCGCGAGTCCGTGCTGCGCTACACCGGCGAATGGCGCGACTACGTCACCCGTCAGGCCCGCTGGGTGGACTTCGACAACGACTACAAGACGCTCGACGTCACCTACATGGAGTCGGTGATCTGGGCGTTCAAACAGCTGTGGGACAAGGGCCTGGTCTACGAGGGCTACCGCGTGCTGCCCTACTGCTGGCGTGACGAGACGCCGCTGTCCAACCACGAACTGCGGATGGACGACGAGACCTATGCCAGCCGTCAGGACCCGGCACTGACCGTCGGGTTCCGGATCGAGGGCAACGGCACCGGCCTCGACGGCACGTACCTGCTCGTGTGGACCACCACGCCGTGGACCCTGCCGTCCAATCAGGCGACCGCGGTGCACCCCGAGGTCACCTACGTGGTGGTCGAGTCCGGCGGACAGCGGTTCCTGCTCGCCGAGCCGCGCCTGGCCTCCTACGCGAAGGAACTCGGCGAGGAGCCCGCCGTCGTCGCGCGTTACCAGGGCGCCGAACTGGCGGGCATCAAGTACGCGCCGCCGTTCCCGTACTTCGTCGGCAACGCCAACTCCCACCAGGTCCTGCTGGCCGACTTCGTCACCACCGAGGACGGCACCGGAATCGTCCACATGGCACCGGCCTACGGCGAGGACGACAAGGCCGCCGGTGACGCGGCGGGCATCGTGCCGGTGACCCCCGTCGACGCGCATGGCCGCTTCGACTCCACCGTGCCGGACTACCAGGGCAAGCAGGTGTTCGAGGCCAACCCGGACATCATCCGCGACCTCAAGAACGGCACCGGCCCGGTCGTGGCGCAGGGTCCGGTCCTGCTGCGGCACGAGACCTACGAGCACTCCTACCCGCACTGCTGGCGCTGCCGCAACCCGCTGATCTACCGCGCCGTGTCGTCGTGGTTCGTGCAGGTGACCGCGTTCAAGGACCGCATGGTCGAGCTGAACCAGCAGATCACCTGGTACCCGGAGCACGTCAAGGACGGCCAGTTCGGCAAGTGGCTGGAGAACGCGCGTGACTGGTCGATCTCGCGTAACCGTTACTGGGGCACACCGATCCCGGTGTGGGTCTCCGACGATCCGGCGCACCCGCGCACCGACGTGTACGGATCGCTGGACGAGCTGCAGCGCGACTTCGGGGTGCGGCTGGACAACCTGCACCGGCCCTTCATCGACGAGCTGACCCGCCCGAACCCCGACGACCCGACGGGGAAGTCGACGATGCGCCGGATCCCGGACGTGTTCGACGTGTGGTTCGACTCGGGCTCGATGCCGTATGCCCAGGTGCACTACCCGTTCGAGAACGCGGAGTGGTTCGAGCACCACTATCCGAGCGACTTCATCGTCGAGTACATCGGGCAGACACGGGGCTGGTTCTACCTGCTGCACGTGCTCGCGACCGCGTTGTTCGACCGGCCCGCGTTCCGGATGTGCGTCTCGCACGGCATCGTGCTCGGTTCCGACGGGCAGAAGATGTCGAAGTCGCTGCGCAACTACCCGGACGTCAACGAGGTGTTCGACCGGGACGGTTCCGACGCGATGCGCTGGTACCTGATGGCGAGCCCGATCCTGCGCGGCGGCAACCTGATCGTCACCGAGAAGGGCATCCGGGACGCGGTGCGCCAGGCCGTGCTGCCACTGTGGAACTCCTACTACTTCCTCGCGTTGTACGCCAACGCCGAGGGCGTGGAGGGCACGTGGCGCACGGACTCGGAGCACGTGCTGGACCGCTACATCCTCGCCAAGACCGGGGAACTGGTCACCGATGTCGAGTCCGCTTTGGATATCTGCGACATCGCGGGCGCGTGCGCGTCGGCCCGTGACTTCCTCGAGGTGCTGACGAACTGGTACGTGCGCCGGTCGCGCGAACGGTTCTGGGCGGGCGAGCGGGACGCGATCGACACCCTGCACACCGTGCTGGAGGTCGTGTCGCGCACGCTGGCGCCGCTGCTGCCGCTGACCACCGAGGCGGTGTGGCGCGGGCTGACCGGCGGCCGTTCGGTGCACCTGCGGGACTGGCCGCTGGTGGGCGAGCTGCCCGCGGACGCGGCGCTGGTGACGGCGATGGACCGGGTGCGTCAGGTGTGCTCGTCGGCGCTGTCGCTGCGCAAGGCGAACAAGCTGCGTGTGCGGCTGCCGCTGGCGAAGATGCTGATCGCGGCCGACGACGCGGACGCGCTCGCGAGCTTTACCGACATCATCGCCGACGAGGTCAACGTCAAGGACGTGGAGCTGAGCACCGACGTCGCCGCGCATGGCCGGTTCGAGGTCGCGGTCAATGCCCGCGCCGCCGGGCCGCGCCTGGGCCGCGACGTGCAGAAGGTGATCAAGGCCGTCAAGGCGGGCGACTGGACGACCACGCCCGGCGGTGCCGTCGTGGCCGCGGGCATCGAGCTGGCCGAGGGCGAATACGAGCGGCGCCTGGTGGCCAAGGACGAGGGCGCGACCGCGGAGCTGCCCGGCGGGTCCGGTCTCGTGCAGCTGGACACAGCGGTGACGCCGGAGCTGGCCGCCGAGGGTGTGGCGCGTGACCTGGTCCGTGTGGTGCAGCAGGCGCGCCGCGACGCCGGTCTCGACGTGGCCGACCGGATCGTGCTGACCGTGGACGCGCCCGCGGACGTGGTGGCGGCGGTGGAGGCCCACGAGGAGTTCCTCACGGGCGAGACGCTGGCGAACTCCGTGTCCTACGGCGAGGTCGCGGAGGGGTTCGCGGGCGCGGTCGGCGACGGGGACAAGATCACCGTGGCGGTAACGAAGGCCCCCTGA
- the wag31 gene encoding DivIVA-like cell division protein Wag31, with translation MSLTPADVHNVAFSKPPIGKRGYNEDEVDAFLDLVETELARLIEDNNELRQQVEQLDAELEGSRADLEAARAGSGPQERRLAPVPPPPSPAEQTQAHPMSDGGEPNVQAAKVLGLAQEMADRLTAEAKTESDGMLAEARAKSEQLLSDARTKADSMVNEARTRAENMLNDARTRVETLERQARDKATTLEREAQRKYTETMNTMNSEKTALGKKIEELRTIEREYRTRLRGFLESQLRELDDRGSAAPASASSNTGQATSGSGASQGYSFGPRAEAG, from the coding sequence ATGTCGTTGACCCCCGCTGACGTGCATAACGTTGCGTTCAGCAAGCCACCCATCGGCAAGCGGGGCTACAACGAGGACGAGGTGGACGCGTTCCTCGACCTGGTGGAGACCGAGCTCGCGCGGCTCATCGAGGACAACAACGAGCTGCGCCAGCAGGTCGAGCAGCTCGACGCCGAACTCGAAGGCAGCCGTGCCGACCTCGAGGCCGCCCGCGCCGGTTCCGGCCCGCAGGAGCGCCGCCTGGCCCCCGTGCCCCCGCCGCCCTCGCCCGCCGAGCAGACCCAGGCCCACCCGATGTCGGACGGCGGCGAGCCGAACGTGCAGGCGGCGAAGGTCCTCGGGCTGGCCCAGGAGATGGCCGACCGGTTGACCGCCGAGGCCAAGACCGAGTCCGACGGCATGCTCGCCGAGGCTCGCGCGAAGTCCGAGCAGCTGCTCTCCGACGCCCGCACCAAGGCCGACTCGATGGTCAACGAGGCGCGCACCCGTGCGGAGAACATGCTCAACGACGCCCGCACCCGGGTCGAGACGCTGGAGCGCCAGGCGCGCGACAAGGCGACGACGCTCGAGCGCGAGGCGCAGCGCAAGTACACCGAGACCATGAACACGATGAACAGCGAGAAGACCGCGCTGGGCAAGAAGATCGAGGAACTGCGCACCATCGAGCGCGAGTACCGGACGAGGCTACGTGGTTTCCTCGAGTCGCAGCTGCGTGAGCTCGACGACCGCGGGTCGGCGGCTCCGGCTTCGGCGTCCTCGAACACGGGACAGGCGACGTCCGGTTCCGGCGCCAGCCAGGGCTACTCGTTCGGCCCGCGGGCCGAAGCGGGCTGA
- a CDS encoding YggT family protein produces the protein MDAVRLVLYYVLFVFWLLLTARVVVELVRAFARDWRPAGGVAVTLETIYTVTDPPVRVVRRIIPMVRVGGVGLDLSIMVLLLVVFILMQLALPG, from the coding sequence GTGGATGCGGTCCGGCTAGTCCTCTACTACGTGCTGTTCGTCTTTTGGCTGCTGCTCACAGCGCGTGTCGTGGTGGAGCTCGTGCGTGCCTTCGCACGGGACTGGCGCCCCGCCGGCGGGGTTGCGGTGACGCTGGAGACCATCTACACAGTGACCGATCCTCCGGTCCGCGTGGTGCGGAGGATCATTCCGATGGTTCGCGTTGGCGGCGTCGGACTGGACTTATCGATTATGGTGCTGCTGTTGGTTGTGTTCATACTGATGCAACTGGCGCTTCCCGGGTGA
- a CDS encoding cell division protein SepF has translation MSALQKLKAYFGMIPADSDGYDGYDSYEAADRYDDDYRRDYADDEAYDGFDEEPLPRARRRYRAGSDYEEEAPLRARARVPEPSVHGALAVDRQPEPVARLRPVPEPARVAARDALGKITTLHPTSYVEARGIGEAYREGAPVIINLTQMENADAKRLVDFAAGLAFALRGSMDKITNKVFLLSPPDVEVTAEERRRIAEGGLFLRH, from the coding sequence ATGAGCGCGCTGCAGAAGCTGAAGGCCTACTTCGGCATGATCCCGGCCGACAGTGACGGTTACGACGGCTACGACTCGTACGAGGCCGCCGACCGGTACGACGACGACTACCGGCGCGACTACGCCGACGACGAAGCCTACGACGGCTTCGACGAGGAGCCGCTGCCGCGTGCCCGCCGACGGTACCGCGCCGGGTCCGACTACGAGGAGGAGGCCCCGCTGCGGGCACGGGCACGCGTACCGGAACCCTCGGTGCACGGCGCGCTCGCGGTCGACCGGCAGCCGGAACCGGTGGCGCGGCTGCGGCCGGTGCCGGAGCCCGCCCGCGTCGCGGCGCGGGACGCGCTCGGGAAGATCACCACCCTCCACCCCACGAGCTACGTGGAGGCGCGGGGGATCGGTGAGGCCTACCGCGAGGGCGCGCCCGTGATCATCAACCTGACCCAGATGGAGAACGCGGACGCCAAGCGTCTCGTGGACTTCGCGGCGGGTCTCGCGTTCGCGCTGCGCGGGTCGATGGACAAGATCACGAACAAGGTGTTCCTGCTCTCGCCGCCGGACGTCGAGGTGACCGCGGAGGAGCGCCGCCGGATCGCCGAAGGCGGGCTTTTCCTTCGTCACTGA
- a CDS encoding YggS family pyridoxal phosphate-dependent enzyme, with translation MTDQQRRDAIARALDAVEARIAKACVAAGRARSEVRLLAVTKTFPASDAALLTDLGQTGLAENRDQEAGPKAGEVRLLRPGVQPRWHMVGRLQRNKARSVVRWADEVQSVDSVRLADALAKAMSAAHEAGERSGTLDVLIQASLDDDPSRGGCSLPRLGELADHISGLDVLRLRGVMAVAPLGEDPAPAFARLAGAASDLRRNHPEASELSAGMSADLEPAIAHGSTCVRVGTALLGARGLASP, from the coding sequence ATGACGGACCAGCAGCGCCGGGACGCGATCGCCCGGGCCCTCGACGCTGTCGAAGCACGCATCGCCAAGGCGTGCGTGGCCGCTGGACGGGCCCGATCGGAGGTCCGCCTGCTCGCCGTCACCAAGACCTTCCCCGCCTCCGACGCGGCCCTGCTCACCGACCTCGGTCAAACCGGCCTCGCGGAGAACCGCGACCAGGAAGCCGGCCCCAAGGCCGGCGAGGTGCGCCTGCTGCGGCCCGGCGTCCAGCCGCGGTGGCACATGGTCGGCCGGTTGCAGCGCAACAAGGCGCGGTCGGTCGTGCGGTGGGCCGACGAGGTGCAGTCCGTCGATTCGGTCCGCCTCGCCGATGCCCTCGCCAAAGCGATGAGCGCCGCGCACGAGGCGGGGGAGCGTTCCGGCACGCTCGACGTCCTCATCCAGGCCAGCCTCGACGACGATCCGTCACGAGGCGGCTGCTCGCTCCCCCGACTGGGTGAGCTGGCCGACCACATCAGCGGACTCGACGTCCTGCGGCTGCGTGGCGTGATGGCGGTCGCCCCGCTGGGCGAGGACCCCGCGCCCGCCTTCGCGCGCCTGGCCGGAGCCGCCTCCGACCTCCGGCGGAACCATCCGGAGGCGTCCGAACTGTCCGCGGGCATGAGTGCTGATCTTGAACCCGCCATCGCGCACGGTTCGACATGTGTGCGTGTCGGAACCGCGTTGCTCGGCGCCCGCGGTTTAGCCTCGCCGTAG
- the pgeF gene encoding peptidoglycan editing factor PgeF, with the protein MRIRRVVTTRAGGVSTRPYDTFNLGDHVGDDPAAVEANRKRLGAELGVERVAWMEQVHGRTVTVVDGTETAPAEATDALVTTTPGLPVAVLVADCVPVLLGDPGTGVVAAVHAGRVGARVGVLPAALRAMAAAGAEMGRIEVLLGPAICGECYEVPAEMAADVEEHLPGSATRTRGGKPGLDLRAGLWRQLAEAGVGKVGVDPRCTAEDPALFSYRRDGTTGRIAALTWTEPE; encoded by the coding sequence TTGCGCATCCGTCGGGTGGTCACGACCAGGGCGGGCGGCGTCTCGACCCGGCCGTACGACACGTTCAACCTCGGCGACCACGTCGGCGACGATCCGGCCGCGGTCGAGGCCAACCGCAAGCGGCTGGGCGCGGAACTCGGCGTGGAGCGGGTGGCGTGGATGGAGCAGGTGCACGGCCGCACCGTGACCGTCGTCGACGGTACCGAGACCGCCCCGGCCGAGGCGACCGACGCGCTCGTCACCACCACGCCGGGCCTGCCGGTGGCCGTGCTCGTCGCCGACTGCGTGCCGGTCCTGCTCGGCGACCCGGGGACCGGTGTCGTGGCCGCGGTGCACGCGGGCCGTGTCGGCGCCCGGGTCGGTGTGCTCCCCGCCGCGCTGCGGGCGATGGCCGCGGCAGGCGCCGAGATGGGCCGCATCGAGGTCCTGCTCGGCCCGGCGATCTGCGGCGAGTGCTACGAGGTGCCCGCGGAGATGGCCGCCGACGTCGAGGAGCACCTGCCGGGCAGCGCCACCCGCACCCGCGGCGGCAAGCCCGGTCTCGACCTGCGTGCCGGGCTGTGGCGTCAGCTCGCCGAAGCCGGCGTGGGCAAGGTCGGCGTCGACCCGCGCTGCACGGCTGAGGACCCGGCCCTGTTCAGCTACCGGCGCGACGGCACCACCGGCCGCATCGCCGCGCTGACCTGGACCGAGCCGGAATGA